The Tautonia marina genome contains a region encoding:
- a CDS encoding CNNM domain-containing protein: MIVLIVSVVAALSISALCSLLEASLLSLTPSQVGEVAQRHPASGELWRRFKADVQRPIAVILILNTAAHTIGATIAGAEFEEQFGEGGIIYFSILFTFLMLQFTEILPKTMGVRYNRQLAPWIAQPLAILIKVLSPILWLIHFINRPFQPRREKGKPDATIEEIAALAGLARLSNLIGSHQERIIKETTRLTTKRVEHLMIPVEDVAFLSTEQTVDEAIGVAQATPHTRFPVCEESDVDRVIGYVNFKDLITHSRSGYEVGSLREIIRPMHVTSPEEQASDLLKVYVEQHVHIAIVRDDGGKTLGLITLEDIIEELVGELEDEYPVVSMPRMIQARGDGAWVVGGGVTVGELGDRLGKTLSDSEVTVSNWLAQRLSHPPRPGETYREGGLHFAVRRIRRGQVFEVLVQSDTTEDRTTP; the protein is encoded by the coding sequence ATGATCGTCTTGATTGTGAGCGTGGTCGCGGCCCTCTCGATTTCTGCACTCTGCTCGCTGCTGGAGGCTTCGCTGCTGAGCCTGACACCCAGCCAGGTCGGCGAGGTCGCGCAGCGTCATCCGGCCTCGGGTGAGCTGTGGCGGCGCTTCAAGGCCGATGTGCAACGACCCATCGCCGTCATTCTGATCCTGAACACTGCGGCCCACACCATCGGAGCGACAATCGCCGGAGCCGAATTCGAAGAACAGTTCGGTGAGGGAGGCATCATCTACTTCTCCATCCTGTTCACCTTCTTGATGCTACAGTTCACCGAGATCCTGCCCAAGACCATGGGAGTGCGTTATAACCGGCAGCTCGCTCCCTGGATCGCCCAACCGCTTGCGATCCTGATCAAGGTACTCTCGCCGATCCTCTGGCTGATCCACTTCATCAATCGACCCTTCCAGCCCCGACGCGAGAAGGGGAAGCCCGACGCCACGATCGAGGAAATCGCGGCACTGGCGGGGCTGGCCAGGCTGTCGAATCTGATCGGCTCGCACCAGGAACGGATCATCAAGGAAACCACCCGGCTGACGACGAAGCGCGTGGAACATCTGATGATTCCGGTCGAGGATGTCGCCTTCCTGTCGACCGAACAAACGGTCGACGAGGCGATCGGGGTGGCCCAGGCGACCCCGCATACCCGGTTTCCCGTCTGCGAGGAAAGCGACGTCGATCGTGTGATCGGCTACGTCAACTTCAAGGATCTCATCACGCATTCCCGGAGCGGGTACGAAGTCGGAAGCCTGCGCGAGATTATCCGGCCGATGCACGTCACCAGCCCGGAGGAACAGGCCTCGGATCTGCTGAAGGTGTATGTGGAGCAGCATGTCCATATCGCCATTGTCCGAGACGACGGCGGCAAGACGCTGGGCCTCATTACGCTGGAGGACATCATCGAGGAACTCGTTGGCGAGTTGGAGGACGAGTATCCGGTGGTCAGCATGCCCCGGATGATCCAGGCTCGGGGGGACGGGGCATGGGTCGTCGGCGGCGGTGTGACCGTGGGAGAATTGGGGGATCGTCTGGGCAAGACGCTCTCGGACTCCGAGGTCACGGTCTCGAACTGGCTGGCGCAACGGCTCAGTCATCCGCCCCGGCCCGGCGAGACGTACCGCGAAGGGGGCTTGCACTTCGCTGTCCGTCGGATTCGTCGGGGACAGGTCTTCGAGGTGCTGGTTCAGTCCGACACCACCGAAGATCGCACGACCCCGTGA
- a CDS encoding Gfo/Idh/MocA family protein — protein sequence MGRKLRVGMVGGGGPANFFGGPHRRGILIDNSAELTAGALRSNPEEAIASAKELHFTRGYGDWQTMIAEESKRDDGIDYVTIVTPNDAHFGPAEAAAKAGMGVLCEKPLVMNLDEARRLHQAVKASGVPFVVAYTYTAFPMVMMARAMVADGKVGEVRKVEAWYPQGWLAINREGTADAAGQKQASWRVDPTKSGASGCGGDIGTHAYEFVRFVAGLTATKVQARLKTFVPGRALDDDFTVLAELNNGGIATITASQVTIGAQNDNGFRIVGTQGTLEWSITDHNNLKYYRGGEPVQIYRLGGMYTYFPSTITPFIRVPEGHPEGFHEALANLHRCLEWQIRAKLGEDAPEHMHLPGIADGVAGMAFIEAAVKSGQQDGAWVDVEPVE from the coding sequence ATGGGTCGCAAGCTGCGCGTGGGGATGGTGGGGGGCGGTGGCCCGGCGAACTTCTTCGGAGGACCGCACCGCCGGGGGATCCTGATCGACAACTCGGCCGAGCTGACGGCCGGCGCTCTGCGGTCGAACCCGGAGGAGGCGATTGCCTCGGCCAAGGAGCTGCACTTCACCCGAGGCTACGGCGACTGGCAGACGATGATCGCCGAGGAATCGAAGCGAGACGACGGCATCGATTACGTGACGATCGTTACGCCGAACGACGCGCACTTCGGCCCGGCCGAGGCGGCGGCGAAGGCCGGAATGGGGGTGCTTTGCGAAAAGCCCCTGGTGATGAACCTCGACGAGGCGAGGCGATTGCATCAGGCGGTCAAGGCGAGCGGTGTGCCGTTCGTCGTGGCCTACACGTACACGGCCTTCCCGATGGTGATGATGGCCCGGGCGATGGTGGCCGACGGCAAGGTGGGCGAGGTGCGGAAAGTCGAAGCCTGGTATCCCCAGGGGTGGCTGGCGATCAATCGTGAGGGTACGGCCGATGCGGCCGGGCAGAAGCAGGCGTCGTGGCGGGTCGATCCGACGAAGTCGGGGGCCTCGGGCTGCGGCGGCGATATCGGCACGCATGCGTATGAATTCGTCCGTTTCGTCGCCGGTCTGACCGCCACGAAGGTGCAGGCAAGGCTCAAGACGTTCGTGCCCGGCCGCGCGCTCGACGACGACTTCACCGTGCTGGCCGAGTTGAACAATGGCGGAATCGCCACCATTACCGCCAGCCAGGTGACGATCGGCGCCCAGAACGATAACGGCTTTCGGATCGTCGGTACCCAGGGGACGCTGGAATGGTCGATCACCGACCACAATAACCTGAAGTATTACCGCGGCGGCGAGCCGGTGCAGATTTATCGGCTCGGCGGCATGTACACGTATTTCCCCTCGACGATCACCCCCTTCATCCGGGTTCCCGAAGGACACCCCGAAGGCTTCCACGAGGCGCTGGCCAACCTGCACCGCTGCCTTGAATGGCAGATTCGGGCGAAGCTGGGTGAGGATGCGCCTGAGCACATGCACCTGCCGGGCATTGCCGACGGTGTCGCGGGCATGGCCTTCATCGAGGCGGCCGTCAAGAGCGGGCAGCAAGATGGGGCGTGGGTCGACGTTGAGCCGGTGGAATGA
- the nikR gene encoding nickel-responsive transcriptional regulator NikR — translation MKEPLVRFSVAIGGDLLEKFDRYREEHRYPNRSEAVRGLMRAALIQDVVAQDDAETMGVLTLVYDHHKSGIADRLNELQHQHFDHVVTTTHVHLDHHRCLEVILLRGSVRLVREMADALIGTKGVETGRLVLAPAAAIVDSEQGQGHGHGHGHGHGHGHGEDAPPVE, via the coding sequence ATGAAAGAACCGCTCGTGCGCTTCAGTGTCGCCATTGGTGGCGACCTGCTGGAGAAGTTCGATCGCTACCGAGAAGAGCACCGCTATCCGAACCGATCGGAAGCGGTGCGCGGCCTGATGCGCGCGGCCTTGATTCAGGACGTGGTGGCACAGGACGACGCCGAGACAATGGGGGTCTTGACGCTCGTTTACGACCACCACAAGAGCGGCATTGCCGATCGCCTGAACGAGCTCCAGCATCAGCATTTCGATCATGTCGTGACAACGACTCATGTGCATCTTGACCATCACCGATGCCTGGAAGTGATCTTGCTGCGAGGGTCGGTTCGCCTGGTCCGCGAGATGGCCGACGCCCTGATCGGGACCAAGGGGGTCGAGACGGGACGCCTGGTGCTGGCACCGGCCGCGGCGATCGTCGATTCGGAACAAGGGCAAGGGCATGGGCATGGGCATGGGCATGGGCATGGGCATGGGCATGGAGAGGATGCGCCGCCGGTCGAATGA
- a CDS encoding Gfo/Idh/MocA family protein: MGAPIYLKDAPKVALIGGGFIGPVHCETLRRIGVPVAGVLEINPELGKRTADRLGIPKVFTDLDELMADPEIGSVHIASPNFVHYEQAMAALQAGKHVLCEKPLALTSAETGELAKAAADRPRQAAGVNYNVRFYPLCHEIKARIARGDLGQILSITGSYTQDWLLQPTDYNWRVEPDGATNLRAVSDIGTHWMDLAQFVSGLKIERVMADLAIFHPERRKPVGGSETFTGSAAAERATEPVKILTEDYGAVVMHWTGGVRGVYHVTQCQAGRKNRLSLEISGTEGSIVWDSETPNRMWIGRRGRSSELFERDPSIMDPSAEAISHYPGGHAEGFPDAFKQLALSFYGWIAGGSAGPAPFPTFADGHYEVQLCEAIARSAKAGSWEAVSD; the protein is encoded by the coding sequence ATGGGTGCCCCAATTTATCTGAAAGATGCGCCAAAAGTCGCCTTGATCGGCGGTGGGTTCATCGGGCCGGTTCACTGCGAGACGCTCCGTCGGATTGGCGTCCCGGTTGCCGGAGTGCTGGAGATCAACCCTGAGCTGGGGAAGCGGACGGCCGATCGGCTGGGCATCCCGAAGGTCTTCACCGATCTGGATGAGCTGATGGCTGATCCGGAGATCGGCTCGGTGCATATTGCGTCGCCGAACTTTGTGCATTACGAGCAGGCAATGGCGGCCCTTCAGGCGGGCAAGCACGTGCTTTGCGAAAAGCCGCTGGCGCTCACCTCGGCCGAGACGGGAGAGCTGGCGAAGGCCGCCGCCGATCGGCCGAGGCAGGCCGCCGGTGTGAACTACAACGTGCGGTTTTATCCACTTTGCCACGAGATCAAGGCGCGGATTGCTCGGGGAGATCTGGGGCAGATTCTCTCGATCACCGGTTCGTACACACAGGATTGGCTCTTGCAGCCGACCGACTACAACTGGCGGGTCGAGCCCGACGGGGCGACCAACCTGCGGGCGGTGTCGGACATCGGCACGCACTGGATGGACCTGGCCCAGTTCGTCAGCGGCCTGAAGATCGAGCGGGTCATGGCCGACCTGGCCATCTTCCACCCCGAACGCCGCAAGCCGGTTGGCGGATCGGAGACGTTCACCGGATCGGCCGCAGCCGAACGCGCGACCGAGCCCGTCAAGATTCTGACCGAAGACTATGGCGCGGTCGTGATGCACTGGACGGGAGGAGTCCGCGGGGTCTATCACGTCACCCAGTGCCAGGCCGGTCGGAAGAACCGCCTGTCGCTGGAGATCTCGGGGACCGAGGGGTCAATCGTCTGGGATAGTGAGACGCCGAACCGCATGTGGATCGGCCGTCGAGGTCGATCGAGCGAGCTGTTCGAGCGCGATCCGTCGATCATGGACCCGTCGGCCGAGGCAATCTCGCATTACCCCGGCGGCCATGCGGAAGGCTTCCCGGACGCCTTCAAGCAGCTCGCGCTCTCATTCTACGGGTGGATCGCCGGCGGCTCGGCCGGGCCGGCTCCGTTCCCAACGTTCGCCGACGGCCATTACGAAGTGCAGCTCTGCGAGGCAATCGCCCGAAGCGCCAAGGCCGGAAGCTGGGAGGCGGTGAGCGACTGA